The Morococcus cerebrosus sequence GCACCTGCAACAGGCGGCGGGTGTCGGGGTGCATGGTGGTGTCTTTGAGTTGGTCGGGGTTCATCTCGCCCAAGCCTTTGAAACGGCTGATGGAATAGGCGGTTTCTTTGACACCTTCTTTTTGCAGCCGCTCCAAAATGCTGTCGAGTTCGTTTTGGTCGAGGGCGTAGAATTTGCGGGCGGGTTTGCTTTTGCCTTGTGCGTTGACATCGACGCGGAACAGCGGTGGCTGGGCGACGTAGATGTGTCCGTCGGCGACCAGTTTCGGGAAGTGGCGGTAGAACAGGGTCAGCAGTAAAACTTGAATATGCGAGCCGTCCACGTCGGCATCGGACAGGATGGCGATTTTGCCGTAGCGCAGGCCGCTTAAATCGGGATGGTCGTTGATGCCGTGCGGATCAACGCCGATGGCGACGGAAATGTCGTGGATTTCGGCGTTGCCGAAAAGCTGGTCGGGGTGGACTTCAAAGCTGTTGAGCACTTTGCCACGCAGGGGCAGGATGGCTTGGGTGGCTTTGTCGCGGGCGAGTTTGGCGGAGCCGCCGGCGGAATCGCCTTCGACGAGGAAGAGTTCGTTTTCGCGGATGTCTTCACTTTCGCAGTCGGTCAGTTTGCCGGGCAGGACGGCGACGCCGCTGCCTTTTTTCTTTTCGATTTTTTTAACCGAACGCATCCGCGCCTGTGCCTGACGGATGGCGAGTTCGGCGATTTTTTTGCCGAAGTCCACGTTTTGGTTCAGCCACAATTCCAAAGGGTCGCCCGATACGGCGGCGACGAGTTTCAACGCGTCGCGGTTGGTCAGCTTGTCTTTGGTCTGACCTTGGAACTGCGGGTCAAGGACACGGGCGGAGAGGACGAAGGCGGTTTTGCTGAACACGTCGTCGCTTTGCACTTTCACGCCGCGCGGTAGGAGGTTGTGCAGGTTGATGAAGTTGTTGACGGCGTTGAACACAGCTTGTTTCAAGCCCGCTTCGTGCGTGCCGCCCAGCGGGGTGGGGATGAGGTTGACGTAGCTTTCGTTGGCGCACGAGCCTTCTTCCAGCCAAGTCAGGGCAAACGCAGCACCTTCGCCGATGCTGAAATCGCCGTTGTGGTCGTCTGAAATGTAGTTTTCGCAGGAGAACAGCGGCACGGCTTCCTGCGCGTCGGCAATCAGGTCGGTCAGATAGCTTTTCAGACCGTCGGGGTAATGCCAGGTTTGGGTGTGCGCTTCGTCTTCGCCTTTGACCGGGCGGGTCAGGGAAACGCGCACGCCCGGCAGCAGCACGGCTTTGGCGCGCAGCAGGCGTTCGAGTTCGGGGATGCTGTAATTCGGGCTTTCAAAATATTTGCCGTTCGGCCAGACGCGCACTTCGGTGCCGCTGTCTTTGACGGCGCATTTGCCCACTTCCGCCAACGGTTCGACCACATCGCCGCCGGCAAATACGATGCGGTGGATTTTGCCTTCGCGTTTGACGGTTACTTCGAGGCGGGTGGAGAGGGCGTTGGTCACGGACACGCCCACGCCGTGCAGGCCGCCTGAAAAGGCATACGCGCTGCCGCCGTCTTTTTTGTTGAACTTACCGCCCGCGTGCAGACGGGTGAACACGAGTTCGACCACGGGCACGCCTTCGATAGGATGCAGCCCGACGGGAATGCCGCGTCCGTTGTCGTGCACGGAAAGCGAACCGTCGTCGTGGATGCGCACGTCGATTTCAGTGGCGAAACCGCCCAACGCCTCGTCCGCCGCGTTGTCGATGACTTCTTGGCAGATGTGGGTCGGGCTGTCGGTGCGTGTGTACATGCCAGGACGTTCTTTGACCGGCTCCAAGCCTTTGAGGACGGTGATGCTGGATTCGCTGTATTGGTTGTTTTTAGTCATAGGGGAAGAGGTCGTCTGAAAGGAAGAACAACGCTTTCAGACGGCCTGAAAGCGTTGCGTTTCGTTGTTTTATCGGTTGTCAAAAGGCAGGCGCGCGGTAAAGTCTTCGTAGCTTTCCATACCGCGCAGGAAGCGGGAGGAGAGTTCTTTCAATGCCCCCAAGTAAACGTCGCGTTTGAAATCAATCACTTCGTCAACGGGAGCCCAATATTGGTGCCAACGCCAGCCGTCAAATTCGGGATGGTGGCAGGCGCGCAGATTAATGTCGCTGTCGCGCCCGACCAGCCGCAAAAGATACCAAATCTGCTTCTGCCCGCGATACGAACCGCGCCATTCGCGGCGTACCCAGTGGCTCGGCACGTCGTAACGCAGCCAGTCGCGCGTGCGGCCGACGATTTTGATGTGTTGCGGCAGCAGCCCGACTTCTTCGTACAGCTCGCGGTACATGGCGGTTTCAGGGCTTTCGCCCGGCTTGATGCCGCCTTGCGGGAACTGCCAAGAATGTTCGCGCACACGCTTGCCCCAAAAGACTTCGTTGCGGTTGTTGATTAAGATGATACCGACATTGGGGCGATAGCCTTCTCTGTCTAACACGGTGTCGCCCTTCGTTAAATTAAAATTAAATCATGCGATTTTCCCATAAATCGGGCAGGTTTGACAAATCGCGAGACCGTATCGGCGGGCATTTGAAACCAGATTCGGCAGGTTCCTTCAAACGCATCTGAAACATATATACTTCCTGCCTTATTTCAATCACCCCTCATGTAATAATATTTCTTTTGAGCCAAAGCAAGGCAGTGCGACCGCATTTTAGGTTTAATACACTATTATTTTTTATCCGATAAGACCGTACACCGGCACCCCTCGACACTGCCCTACCGCGACAGTTTTGCCGTCTTTCAGAAACGGCGTTCCCACCTCAATCCCACTTTAAGGAAAATCATGGCTTCGCGCGATTTATACCCACAGGAAATCTTACAGGTCGTCCTCGATAAAAGCTGTGCCAAGGCACAATCCAGCGTTTCCACGCTGGCGGTTTTGAGCGTTTTGGCAGGCGGATACATCGGCTTCGGTTATCTTGCCTATTTGAAAGTGGTCAGCGGCATTCCGCACGAATGGGGCGGCTTGGCGACTTTACTCGGCGCATCGATGTTCCCCATCGCCTTGATCTGCATCCTGCTCGGCGGCGGCGAGCTGGTAACGAGCAATATGATGATTATGTCTTTGGGACGTTTGGCAGGGCGAATTTCCACAAAAATGCTGCTGCGCAACTGGGTCGTCGTGTGTCTGGGCAATTTAGTAGGAACGCTGGCGATGGCGTTTTTCCTCGGACACTACGTCGGCATGACCGAAGGCAGCGTGGCGGAAAAAACGATTGCGGTGGCGGAAGCCAAAGTCCATATGGATTTCGGCAGGGCTTTCGTCTCAGCGGTCGCGTGTAACTGGATGGTGTGTATGGGCGCATGGCTGCACTTTGCCGCCAAGCATACGGCGGGGCGGATGTTGGCGATTTGGTTTCCCGTCATGATTTTCGTGTTAAACGGCTTCCAACACCTTGTCGCTAATATGTTCGTCATCCCCGCCGGTATTTTGGCGGGCGCAGACATCACATGGGGGCAGTTTTTCTTCAACATGATTCCCGTGTTTTTAGGCAATGTCTTAGGCGGCGCATCGTTTGTCGGCGCGTCGTACCTTTATACTTATAAAGATACGCTGAAAGATTGTGCCGAGTCTTGAATAGATTGGTATTGAAAAGGTTTAGAAACGCAAAGGTCGTCTGAAAACAGAATTTTGGTTTTCAGACGACCTTTTGTTTCATTCAAATTAATGAGGCAATTCACCACTTCGGATTTTCTTTTTGAAATCCTGAGTTTCCCTGACAATTACTTTCGCCATCAGCAAGAGGGCGATTAAGTTGGGCAAAGCCATCAATCCGTTGAACGTATCCGAAGCGAGCCAAACCAAATCAAGACTCAAGACGGTTCCCAGCATGACCGAGGCGACGTAAAAAACTCGGTAGAGATTCGCGGATTTTTCGCCGAATACATATGCCGCACATTTCTCACCGTAGTAACACCAGCCCAAAATGGTCGAATAGGCAAAGAAAATCAAACCGATGGTAACGACCCAGCCGCCGAAACCGGGCAGCATTTTTTGGAAGGTAACGGTAGTCAGCGCCGCGCCGCTCAATTCCGGTTTGACAAACTCACCGCCCGCGCCGAGCAAACCCATCACCAATACAATTCCCGTAATCGAGCAGACGACGA is a genomic window containing:
- the parE gene encoding DNA topoisomerase IV subunit B; the encoded protein is MTKNNQYSESSITVLKGLEPVKERPGMYTRTDSPTHICQEVIDNAADEALGGFATEIDVRIHDDGSLSVHDNGRGIPVGLHPIEGVPVVELVFTRLHAGGKFNKKDGGSAYAFSGGLHGVGVSVTNALSTRLEVTVKREGKIHRIVFAGGDVVEPLAEVGKCAVKDSGTEVRVWPNGKYFESPNYSIPELERLLRAKAVLLPGVRVSLTRPVKGEDEAHTQTWHYPDGLKSYLTDLIADAQEAVPLFSCENYISDDHNGDFSIGEGAAFALTWLEEGSCANESYVNLIPTPLGGTHEAGLKQAVFNAVNNFINLHNLLPRGVKVQSDDVFSKTAFVLSARVLDPQFQGQTKDKLTNRDALKLVAAVSGDPLELWLNQNVDFGKKIAELAIRQAQARMRSVKKIEKKKGSGVAVLPGKLTDCESEDIRENELFLVEGDSAGGSAKLARDKATQAILPLRGKVLNSFEVHPDQLFGNAEIHDISVAIGVDPHGINDHPDLSGLRYGKIAILSDADVDGSHIQVLLLTLFYRHFPKLVADGHIYVAQPPLFRVDVNAQGKSKPARKFYALDQNELDSILERLQKEGVKETAYSISRFKGLGEMNPDQLKDTTMHPDTRRLLQVQIPEGADDETRDIFVKLMGKGEAAARRAWMEREGDTAQLDI
- a CDS encoding formate/nitrite transporter family protein, with product MASRDLYPQEILQVVLDKSCAKAQSSVSTLAVLSVLAGGYIGFGYLAYLKVVSGIPHEWGGLATLLGASMFPIALICILLGGGELVTSNMMIMSLGRLAGRISTKMLLRNWVVVCLGNLVGTLAMAFFLGHYVGMTEGSVAEKTIAVAEAKVHMDFGRAFVSAVACNWMVCMGAWLHFAAKHTAGRMLAIWFPVMIFVLNGFQHLVANMFVIPAGILAGADITWGQFFFNMIPVFLGNVLGGASFVGASYLYTYKDTLKDCAES
- a CDS encoding RNA pyrophosphohydrolase, which produces MLDREGYRPNVGIILINNRNEVFWGKRVREHSWQFPQGGIKPGESPETAMYRELYEEVGLLPQHIKIVGRTRDWLRYDVPSHWVRREWRGSYRGQKQIWYLLRLVGRDSDINLRACHHPEFDGWRWHQYWAPVDEVIDFKRDVYLGALKELSSRFLRGMESYEDFTARLPFDNR